Sequence from the Aspergillus nidulans FGSC A4 chromosome III genome:
ATTGCTAGATTTGCTTGGGTTTCGGACGGCTGCCCGGCAAGGATTAAGACGTACTATTGACCGAAATTCTTGGTCAGATTGAATAACCGGACCGGCAGGCGCGAGCCTGGGGGGATACACCAGGCCGTCTGGAGCTCTCCAACCAGCGGATGTCATACCGGTAGTCGAGGGCCGATTAATCATGTTTTCGTTGTAGTGAATTCCGAGCCCAATTGAGAACTGGATCGTCTCGTTGAAAAGCTTTGTGAAGAGCTCGTTTGCGGCCGTGTACCGTCCTTTATACGAATCTGGGATCTGGCCAGATATCACAGCGGAGAAGGCTTTGTCGAGCTCAATAAGGCGGTGCGCGGCTGGGCGGCATTCACTGTCGTAGGTTTCTAGGACACCTTTTGGTGTACCAGCCATTGATCGTACCACCGAGCTTCCAGGCCAGATTGACTGCGTCGTGCACGCCGGTGTTCATGCCCTGGGCGGCTCCCGAGGAGTGAGTGTGGCACGCGTCGCCGCCCAGGACGACTCCATTGTTACTGATGTAGGTATCGGCAACATGTTGGTTGATACTGTATACTGTTAGATCATTTGATGGTCTAGTCAGCACGCAAGACTGACCTGTACAACGTCCACCATTCTATACTCTCGAGGTCCAGGGTAAATGGTTCCATTGACTTGACGGCTTCCTGTTTCGCGTCCTCCTCGGTAAGCCGGTTACCGTATTTAGCCAGCATCTCTTTGTCATGGTGAATTCGATGCGCTTAACGCCATGATCTAGTTGCACCCAGAGGACGTTGCCGTGGTGCTTGGACTCAATGGAAGCAAAGCCTAGATCAGCATCCGGCATGTTCGTCCTGAACCTTCCATCAGTTCGCACCCACCGGTGGTGGTACGCTCTCCCTCAATGGGAACGTTGGCCAGACGTCGAATCAGCGACTGACCTCCATCTGCACCGATGATGTATTTACTGAGAGAGAGATTAGTTAGTACCTCCAGTTTTGATATACCTGAGGCCTTACCATTTCACCACCAGAAGCTGATCCGTCTTCGAATTGCGTACGTGCGAGGTCACTTTATACTCATCCTCACTCTCGTGGTCAAGCGAGAATGACTCTAGCTTCCAGCCAATGTAGGGTTCAACACCTAATTTCTGGTAAGACTGTCGAATGACCTCTTCCGAGTATTTTTGACGGATGTTGAGGCAGTAGTCCAGGTAAGTCCCGTGCATTGCTTCAAACATCGTATGCCATCCACGAGTGGTTACACGCCTGCCATCTTTAAGGGTTACGCTGTTTCGACCAGCGTCGATCTCCTCGACGAGTTGAATCAAGCATCTCGAGGGTACGCGGATACAGCGTGGTTGCCCTGCCGTACATCGCTTGCATGTCTTTGTCATGCTGTTCTTCGTATCGTTAGTGCAACTCCTATTATATTATCAATAGAGTACAATGTCACCTACCAACCAGGAGAGACGCCACTCCTTGTCTTGCAAGACTGTACGCAACAGTCAAGCCGACAGGCCACCGCCAACAATAAGAACATCGGTACTAATACACTGAGACATTGCTTTGAAGGTAAGAACCATTAAGCAGCGAAGGATGAATGGTGTATGAGGTTCCGGTTGTTTTGTTGTCCTTTTATATTCACTACCTCCCGGCACTGTCGGATCCGATCCAATGAAGAATCAACAAGCCTCTACACCCATGGTCATCAATTTGTCATTTGGGAGGCTCGGCCTTTGGAAATCCTTCTCATCAGGCGCTGAAGAGAGTAAAAAATTCCTATATGGTATGGTCATCTGGTGTATCGGATAGGGGTTTCTAACAATATAAAGAGCTGAAAAAGCGTATCGGAATGTAACGGTAAGTGGATCGACCAAGGGCAATGCCTCTGCCGGATCAACAGGATGTTAATAGTTGATATCAAACCAGGACCAGTCAAGCGCGACATTGTTGAAGTCAATGTCTTCAAAGAGGCTATCTGAAAAAGTCCCATTCGCTGCCCCATTCTCATGAGGTCCAGACCTATTGTTCTCTCTAGTCTGAAGCGCATTCCCATCACAGCGGTTTGAATCTATACCTGTTAACCCAGTCAATGCACGCAGAGATGCTGGCTTACCACAAATTTTCAGACATCTGGATCTCGTATCGTTCAGACTGTGAAAGCAACGTTCGGCCACAACGCTGTAAGTTCCTAGGTAGTTGAGAACCCACTGGCATTTTTCCCATGCGGCGTCCAAAGCTTCGCGGGTGACAGCCTTTACAGCCCGTTATGGAACTCGGCGAGAATGAGGACCAACCCTGCAGTGAAGGTGTCTAAAAAGTAAATATCAGTATTGGAATGAGAAAGTCAATCCAATCACACGTACAAATACGTTGTAAAGCCAAACACTTGCCAAATCCGTGCTACATGTGTCATGCACAAGGGATATTAGTTCAATGGCAGGCTGAGCACACAAGACGGAGCAATTCACGTTCAGGTCGGAATATATTCCAGATAAAAGCGGCTCAATTGGCTCGCTCTCATCTCCCTTTCCAAATCGCACTTTGCCAAGGGACCAAGATAGAGCCAGCCTATAAGCTAAAAGTCTGAGGTTTAGAAATCTTTGCGCAAATCAGTCTAATCCTCCATGGAAACTGCGTTACTTCCCACTCACCAACTTTGAGCAGACACTTTTCTCTCAGTGACGGATCTGGGAGGTCAGGGGTCATGTCCTCCCAACTCAGCGGTTTTGGGACATTCACCCGAAATTCGTCTAGGTCCAGTTCAATCTGAGTAATAAATTGGACCTGTCGGACACTTTGAGCCTTCTTATCTGCTGAACCTCGACAGTGATGttccgcctcgtcctcgtaAAGTATGTTGTGAATCTTTCGCAGCAATTCATGCAATTTCAAAGTGGCAACGAACCACTCAACGCTAGAAAATGTTCCAGATGGTTGCTGGCAGACAACCGCTTCTCCAGACAGATGCAATCATCAACTACTTCAGGCAGGGGAACTAGTGAGTGTTCAGATGTCATCGCCGGACGCCCAAGCATAGTACTAGTTGCTCTAAATTCGGTTATCATGGGCCCATTGGCTTCAGTACTGTTACTTACAGGTCTAACATTCTACAACCGTGCCAAACTCGCCTCCTCATCTGCTTCTGGGCAAAGGAACGATGCTCGTCGCCAACAGTCGCATGTAGACCGAGCCCTTGAGCCAGCCGAAATGCAGTTCCGATAGCGTGCAAACAGCGGTTGGGAGTTTGCGAACCTTGGAGATAATGGGCTATAAACAGAACGACCTGAACTAGAGCTAAGTCTCCACGCTCGAGGTAATCCACGTCAAGAGCCGGCTTGCACCGATGAAAGAAAGCTTCAGACGTTGTTTGGCGCTCAACACACATCATTTCTGAAAATTGGCACCCATGAGCGAAGACAATATTTAACCGTAGTAAAAGGTTCTTGCGCTAACGGTGGAGTCGCCCAGCCCGAAGCCAGTGTTTGTGCTTGTGTCTATACGGTCGCCAGACGTCCAGAGCTGCTGATACGCGAAAGAAAAGCTTTCTTGTGTACAAATGGATACAGAACGTGAATCTTGGTAAAGTAGCAGTCCACGAGATGGTCTGCTAGTGCGCGAGGCGGAAGGAGATCCAATGCGATGTCCACGCTTCTTGTATTCTTCTCAATGAAGGGTATCTGGGTGGTATCAGAGGCTGCAGAAGGCCCCGGAGAAAGCTCACCAGATTTCATGGTTTCCTGCAGCCGCTGTGAAAGCTATGGCCGAAGAGTCACCAAAGGGCCCCTTTTGATTTATCGTCATCACCAAGAGGACGAGTAGTAAAGCCCATTGCCGTGACTTCAGGCTCGAACTAATCCTCAACTGGCACTTGCTCTTGTGCCTAGAGATCGGAGAAGCCTAAATTGTTTCTAGGCGTTTTATCTAGGTTCGAAGCCTATCACGACATCAGACATAACGACTTCAGCCATTTCGATAGCACACTTACTCGAAATTCTGACCATGTTGTCATCGCCGTAAACACAAGTTTctcgacggcgacggcgaagacaagTACCACATTTCCGCCAAATCCCATCACAGCGGATCTTGTGCACACGGCAGGGGTTACAGGCAACACCTACCCTTCTTTGCTTTACAATTCGGCCGACTTGGTATGAGCCACTCGGAAACATTCTCACAGCAGACTCTTGCCTGCAATTGTAATTCTAGAAGAGTGGGCAGAGGCATGCCCAAAAAGGGCTGTCAGCTTGGATTcatgactgtctaagactaattagtcatgacgcctttttggcttagcggtatattttctGATAAAGGGAAAGTCGCGGGCTTTTCTCATGCAAATCAGCCTAACCCCAACTCAGACTAGTCCATCACATGACCAAGATACATAAAATTTCCAGCCCGcaatcttttcttttcttttcccaaCTCCTCGCTCAAAGGATCGCATTCAAAGCTTACACACAGAGAATTTTCCAGttctctcctcttctacCAAGAAGAGTCTTGCTTTGGGAGAAAGTCCCCGGACACCCTGTCTTTCGTCTCTGGCGATAGACAGGCAATGCGGAAACGCGCCGCCATAAAAGCAATTTGATAGCGGCTGACTGCCCTATTCCCTACCGGTGCTGAGTGCGTACTCGACGCACACTGTGTGGAAACAATGGGGTATACCTCTGTGCCGGAGAGGGGTTTATTGGGTTGCCTTTCGTCGTGTTTGGATAGTCATGCGATTGCTCAGCTACTGAGTTAGCTGGGTAACTCAATGGGGCTCATTCTTGAGGCGAGGAGTTCATATCTTTTGGGTCTGTAGCTTATTGAAAGCGGCGACTGGCCGAGAGGTGCGGTTGCAGATGCTCTGTCGAAGGGGCCGGACTCTTTTTCCTCATCAATCTCCCTTTTGATAATCCCCCTTTACCTTTCGACTGTAATGTGGTTCGATGATGATATACCAATCATAGAGTCAAGCCCTGAAACTCCTACTACGGTATGGGGTCGTTGACGATAAACGATTGTTTCTTTATCTGACGAACATTATCATTACATGTCATGTCGCTTTTAATCCTCTACCTATCCAATATGAAACACCTGTACATCATTATGCCTTCTTAGCCGTAGCCGGGACGGCCTGTGCGCTGCCCTTGACTTGTAAGGCCAGGCCCGTAATAATCTCAGCAATAACTGTAACCGCCGTCGCGCATACACTGTTCCAAACCTGGACGCTCACCGAACCTTGCGGAGCGCGAGGGAAGGCTAGCACCCACTCCACAGGGTAAGGAAGCCAGCCGCCGGGGAGTTCAAAGACAGGCGTTTTCGAGTATCGGAATTGGATGAAGATCTTGAGACCGGTCGTGCTGAGCCAGCGGGCGATTTTGACGAACCAGTCAAAGGAACCTTTCTGCGAGGAGAGCTTCTGGTCTATAAACGAATGAAAGAATAATTAGTCCCTCCTCACCCACACACAGAATAGAGAACTAAATGAGAGTGGAAGCATACTCAAAGCCTCATATTCACTCAACGCCTTATCATGTCGGCGCCGCAGCTTCGCCCACTTTGCAAATTCATCTTGCGAGCTTGTATTGTTCATGTCCCGCTTGAGCTGGACGACTTCGCGCTTCAGCTTGGTTTGTTCCTGGGCGGTTTGGTACAGCGACGTCGGGAGCTTAAGGTAGAGGAGCCATAGCTAAGGAAAGCGTTAGCTGCGGTCTCAGAGGGGTAGAGAAGGAATTTGCCATACCAAGTTGTCAATTGTCGCCGCACCGATCGTGTTCACGAGAAAAATGGCGATATGGAGAATGAATATCGTCCAAATAAGGGAGATCATGATTGCGAAGCCCAAGTCTCTTGAAGTTCGGATCTTACTGTTTGTTTGTGGAGGCACGAAGACGAAGCGAAGCGAGGGGAGCAGGAGAACCAGCCGTGGCTTCAAAGGACAAGCGGCTTCAAGAAAGAGTACACGATAACGATCTGCTAGGTATTGGACGCTGTCACAACTCGCAGCAGAATTGCTGGCAGAGGTATTGTGAGTAGCGCAAATGACGTTGTCACGTTGCCAGAACTGATCGGATCTTCGGCGGGCGGCTTTTTTTGATCTCCGGCGCGAACAGCGGGGAACAAACCACGGCAAACAGCCATGCTTCTGTCTCAATGACAGCCCAATGTCCGCAACAACCCAACGCTTTTCAAGAGCTCTTCCGGATTTTTGCGAACAGAGATGGCCGAGTTCTTGAATTCGAGATTCTCCCGCCGGCCTTTGGCCCGATACTCGAGGATGGCTGCTCGATTGGAATTACGAAGAAGTGCCTCGTGCAAGCGTTTGTTGTTGCACGGAGAATCTTTCTAAATTCTTTGATGGCGAAGTCGAGCTCACAATATACCGATGAAGCTGCTTCGACACCAGTATTGGAGGGTGAAGGCGGGGAAGCGGATCAGAGGCTTACAATCGCATCGgagatcatcctcctcttcgactGCGAACA
This genomic interval carries:
- a CDS encoding uncharacterized protein (transcript_id=CADANIAT00006116) encodes the protein MTKTCKRCTAGQPRCIRVPSRCLIQLVEEIDAGRNSVTLKDGRRVTTRGWHTMFEAMHGTYLDYCLNIRQKYSEEVIRQSYQKLGVEPYIGWKLESFSLDHESEDEYKVTSHVRNSKTDQLLVVKCKYIIGADGGQSLIRRLANVPIEGERTTTEMLAKYGNRLTEEDAKQEAVKSMEPFTLDLESIEWWTLYSINQHVADTYISNNGVVLGGDACHTHSSGAAQGMNTGVHDAVNLAWKLGETYDSECRPAAHRLIELDKAFSAVISGQIPDSYKGRYTAANELFTKLFNETIQFSIGLGIHYNENMINRPSTTGMTSAGWRAPDGLVYPPRLAPAGPYVLILAGQPSETQANLAIVVEALGALVTRLPRDMIRFITVVAQNVAHGDRFFSIPRLGYFCFDQDQSAHAAYTISPGRGAMVILRPDVIHVMRCSTSRFGSRLRRFEHAEYIECCKRPNDLWPLWLSVEKQQRKARIPTGLKHRSTSRQIQGLIASQIQKQGTTMRAAQFYAAGDVRVEDVPVPQASDDRVLIEVEWCGICGSDLNEYMFGPFAIPSLQSGPHPLTNALLPVTMGHEFTGRIKYVPESISHLKKGQAVVVDPRYYCSSCTPCLHTATNSCEKIGFMGLSGGGGGLSEFVAVRPEAVHVLSEDGSAYMDLAAAALI
- a CDS encoding protein get1 (transcript_id=CADANIAT00006118), with translation MISLIWTIFILHIAIFLVNTIGAATIDNLLWLLYLKLPTSLYQTAQEQTKLKREVVQLKRDMNNTSSQDEFAKWAKLRRRHDKALSEYEALSMLPLSFSSLFYQKLSSQKGSFDWFVKIARWLSTTGLKIFIQFRYSKTPVFELPGGWLPYPVEWVLAFPRAPQGSVSVQVWNSVCATAVTVIAEIITGLALQVKGSAQAVPATAKKA
- a CDS encoding uncharacterized protein (transcript_id=CADANIAT00006117), with product MFPSGSYQVGRIVKQRRVGVACNPCRVHKIRCDGIWRKCGTCLRRRRRETCVYGDDNMVRISSKCAIEMAEVVMSDVASPISRHKSKCQLRISSSLKSRQWALLLVLLLSQRLQETMKSGELSPGPSAASDTTQIPFIEKNTRSVDIALDLLPPRALADHLVDCYFTKIHVLYPFVHKKAFLSRISSSGRLATRKNLLLRLNIVFAHGCQFSEMMCVERQTTSEAFFHRCKPALDVDYLERGDLALVQVVLFIAHYLQGSQTPNRCLHAIGTAFRLAQGLGLHATVGDEHRSFAQKQMRRRVWHGCRMLDLVEWFVATLKLHELLRKIHNILYEDEAEHHCRGSADKKAQSVRQVQFITQIELDLDEFRVNVPKPLSWEDMTPDLPDPSLREKCLLKVDTFTAGLVLILAEFHNGL